One window of Electrophorus electricus isolate fEleEle1 chromosome 24, fEleEle1.pri, whole genome shotgun sequence genomic DNA carries:
- the LOC113570041 gene encoding ERBB receptor feedback inhibitor 1, whose product MTSARSCWDQHHDMNSMYFCFDADFTDHNLKKMHQHGPGSLGLESRMFGSCSSRSPTHLCRRLKSTDQTKLLLPSLDSPPEGDQVVPSFQKLSVYEQTPLYSPRRCSKPLPPLPDMEDQSSDEAADNEVEFFSSTSESQQLVCEHASKPSAFRYGMPGRRSFRGCGQINYAYHDGLREQGKASGQKPEREQVRDSLKQQERPQRKLRRSHSGPAGSFKPPSLRHKGLEPPPQEKPVVPPRVPKCSCPKTSTGEQDMDQPPEIPPREPIFYSLPRAPSPKSLPIYVNGVMPPTQSFAPNPKYVSKAQYRQNCEGLSASRSPCILPIMEDGRKASATHYFLLPKRPGYLDKYERFFKESDSEAAHNGF is encoded by the exons ATGACTTCAGCCAGGTCGTGCTGGGATCAGCATCATGATATGAACAG CATGTACTTCTGTTTCGATGCTGACTTCACAGATCACAACcttaaaaaaatgcatcaacATGGCCCAGGTTCGCTGGGCCTTGAAA GTAGGATGTTTGGCTCATGCTCATCACGTAGCCCTACACACCTGTGTCGGCGTTTGAAGAGTACTGATCAGACAAAGCTCCTCCTGCCCTCCCTAGACAGCCCTCCGGAGGGTGACCAGGTTGTCCCGTCCTTCCAGAAACTCTCTGTTTATGAACAGACACCCTTGTATTCTCCCCGGAGATGCTCCAAGCCGCTCCCTCCTCTCCCAGACATGGAGGATCAGTCCTCGGACGAGGCCGCCGACAACGAGGTGGAGTTCTTTTCCAGCACCAGTGAGAGCCAGCAGCTGGTGTGTGAGCATGCTTCGAAACCCTCAGCCTTCCGCTACGGCATGCCAGGCAGGCGGAGTTTCCGTGGCTGCGGGCAGATCAACTACGCCTACCATGACGGCCTGCGGGAGCAAGGGAAAGCAAGTGGACAGAAGCCCGAGCGGGAGCAGGTCCGAGACTCACTCAAGCAGCAAGAAAGGCCCCAGCGCAAGCTGCGCCGCTCCCACTCCGGTCCTGCTGGCTCCTTTAAGCCTCCCAGCCTGCGACACAAAGGCCTTGAGCCTCCTCCTCAGGAGAAGCCCGTGGTGCCTCCCCGCGTCCCCAAGTGCTCTTGTCCCAAAACAAGCACTGGCGAGCAAGACATGGACCAACCTCCTGAAATCCCGCCAAGAGAGCCCATCTTTTACAGCCTCCCACGTGCTCCTAGTCCCAAGAGTCTGCCAATTTATGTCAACGGAGTGATGCCTCCTACTCAGAGTTTCGCCCCAAATCCTAAATATGTAAGCAAGGCCCAATACAGACAGAACTGTGAGGGTTTGTCAGCTTCCCGCAGCCCGTGTATTCTGCCCATCATGGAGGATGGGAGGAAGGCTAGTGCTACTCATTACTTCCTCCTTCCAAAGCGTCCAGGCTACTTGGACAAGTATGAAAGGTTTTTCAAGGAGTCGGACTCGGAAGCAGCACACAATGGTTTCTAA